From Triticum urartu cultivar G1812 chromosome 2, Tu2.1, whole genome shotgun sequence, a single genomic window includes:
- the LOC125534515 gene encoding vicilin-like seed storage protein At2g18540 gives MAASQPNKPTMKEDGEDEMAGWWEKAAKKLREEDAAKLKKKKEEELEEKRKEEERASNAMRAREQALVRKCEEAQKKRLKDFEEGTIKLWAIAAEKKEREEKIFMERVVKEAHLIRKREEEEEEEKKKKKGKGPCSTQ, from the coding sequence GCGAAGATGAGATGGCGGGATGGTGGGAGAAGGCTGCGAAGAAGCTTAGAGAGGAGGATGCAGCCAAGCtaaagaagaaaaaggaagaggAGCTTGAGGAGAAGAGGAAGGAAGAAGAGAGAGCGTCAAATGCGATGCGCGCTAGGGAGCAAGCATTGGTGAGGAAATGTGAGGAGGCACAGAAGAAGCGTCTAAAGGATTTTGAAGAAGGAACCATAAAGCTTTGGGCAATTGCAGCTGaaaaaaaagagagggaggaAAAGATATTCATGGAGAGGGTGGTTAAGGAGGCCCACCTCATAAGGAAaagggaggaggaagaggaagaagagaagaagaagaagaagggaaaggGGCCTTGCTCTACGCAATAG